The following coding sequences are from one Comamonas koreensis window:
- a CDS encoding MFS transporter, translating into MPKTILQKVDACMHRYQLLAMTWCCAFAVSAIYYHQPLLPQMAGTFGVSLGNGSWIATITQLGYALGLLLFVPLADRIEPRTLAARTISVNALALLACAFAPSFTWLLIGCAVVGMTAITAQIIIPTMVSASAPAAQGKVIGSLLGGLSAGLLLARMLSGYGGAEFGWHAIFAVAAALNGVMLFMVWRTLPVLHPQASVSYAGLLKSMVTMLREEPLIRLASASGFLMFAAFSALWASLASMLSQPPYHFNPAAIGAFGFVGLVGLFASKKIGMLVDRFGAERTIIYGCSLIALAYVFVALCGLSLVWLVVGMALMDVGNRAGLVANQSRIFATHPEARNRTNTIFMVSYFLGGAAGAALGGYSAHVDGWHGLAFVGIALTAIAGVMNWVAQASYGLKVLKG; encoded by the coding sequence ATGCCAAAAACCATTCTGCAAAAGGTTGACGCATGCATGCATCGTTACCAGCTGCTTGCAATGACCTGGTGCTGTGCATTTGCAGTATCTGCCATCTACTACCACCAGCCGCTGCTGCCACAAATGGCGGGTACTTTTGGCGTTTCACTCGGCAACGGAAGCTGGATAGCCACCATCACGCAACTCGGTTATGCGCTGGGCCTGCTGCTGTTTGTCCCTCTGGCGGATCGGATCGAGCCGCGCACCTTGGCCGCAAGAACCATCAGCGTCAATGCGCTTGCACTGCTGGCCTGCGCTTTTGCCCCCAGCTTTACCTGGTTGCTGATCGGCTGCGCCGTGGTCGGCATGACCGCGATCACCGCGCAAATCATCATACCGACGATGGTGAGCGCGTCTGCGCCGGCAGCGCAGGGAAAGGTGATTGGTTCGCTGTTGGGTGGACTCTCAGCAGGGCTGTTGTTGGCCAGAATGCTGAGCGGCTATGGAGGCGCAGAGTTTGGCTGGCATGCCATTTTTGCAGTCGCTGCGGCGCTCAATGGTGTGATGCTTTTCATGGTGTGGCGCACGCTGCCGGTGTTACATCCCCAAGCATCGGTGTCTTACGCAGGACTGTTGAAATCCATGGTCACCATGCTGCGAGAAGAACCCCTTATCCGTCTGGCATCTGCCTCGGGTTTTTTGATGTTTGCCGCATTCAGTGCCCTCTGGGCCTCATTGGCCAGCATGCTTTCTCAGCCGCCTTACCATTTCAATCCTGCAGCCATTGGTGCGTTTGGATTTGTCGGCTTGGTGGGTTTGTTTGCTTCCAAGAAAATTGGCATGCTGGTGGACAGGTTCGGCGCCGAAAGAACCATTATTTATGGCTGCAGCCTTATCGCATTGGCCTATGTCTTTGTGGCCCTCTGCGGCTTGAGTCTGGTCTGGTTGGTGGTTGGCATGGCGTTGATGGATGTGGGAAATCGAGCCGGATTGGTGGCCAATCAATCCAGAATCTTTGCGACACATCCCGAGGCCAGGAACAGGACCAATACGATTTTCATGGTGTCCTATTTTCTAGGTGGTGCCGCCGGCGCTGCACTGGGTGGCTACAGCGCCCATGTAGATGGATGGCATGGCCTGGCATTCGTCGGTATAGCGCTTACCGCCATTGCTGGGGTGATGAACTGGGTCGCTCAAGCCTCGTATGGTCTCAAGGTCTTGAAGGGTTGA
- a CDS encoding IS481 family transposase produces MNTHKHARLTFARRLEMVKQMTLQGLDASQAGALQGVTAQTARKWLGRYLWGGEAALADASSRPICSPKAICESKALLIVELRKRRMLQSRIASYAGVSASTVSRVLARAGLSRLSDLQPSEPVVRYEHDAPGDMLHIDTKKLGRIVRPSHRVTGNRRDSVDGAGWETLFVAIDDHARIAFTAMHPDEKTPQAVAFLRNAVAYYAGLGVSIKRLLTDNGAAFRSREFAAACNALGVQHKFTRPYRPQTNGKAERFIQSALREWAYGWTYQNSAERTQALHRWQHYYNWHRPHSGIGRITPMARLKSANNLLTVHS; encoded by the coding sequence ATGAACACTCATAAGCATGCCCGACTTACCTTTGCCCGGAGACTGGAGATGGTCAAACAGATGACCTTGCAAGGCCTGGATGCCTCTCAGGCCGGAGCCCTTCAAGGCGTCACCGCACAGACCGCTCGCAAGTGGCTGGGCCGCTACCTCTGGGGCGGCGAAGCAGCCCTGGCCGATGCTTCCTCCAGGCCCATTTGCTCTCCCAAAGCCATCTGCGAGTCCAAGGCCTTACTCATTGTTGAGCTACGCAAACGCCGCATGCTGCAGTCGCGCATTGCCAGCTACGCAGGCGTCTCGGCGTCCACCGTGAGCCGGGTATTGGCCCGTGCGGGCCTGTCTCGACTCAGCGATCTGCAGCCGTCCGAGCCCGTGGTTCGCTATGAGCACGATGCGCCTGGAGACATGCTGCACATCGATACCAAGAAGCTCGGGCGCATCGTTCGGCCCAGCCACCGCGTCACAGGCAATCGGCGCGATTCGGTCGATGGTGCGGGATGGGAGACACTGTTCGTGGCCATTGACGACCACGCACGCATTGCCTTTACCGCTATGCATCCGGACGAGAAAACGCCGCAAGCCGTCGCCTTTCTGCGCAACGCCGTGGCGTACTACGCGGGGCTTGGAGTGAGCATCAAACGCCTGCTGACCGACAACGGTGCGGCATTCCGCTCAAGGGAGTTCGCTGCGGCCTGCAACGCCTTGGGCGTGCAGCACAAGTTCACCAGGCCGTACCGGCCACAGACCAACGGCAAGGCCGAGCGATTCATCCAATCGGCGCTGCGCGAGTGGGCCTATGGTTGGACATACCAGAATTCAGCTGAGCGAACACAAGCCTTACATCGCTGGCAGCATTACTACAACTGGCACAGGCCTCACAGCGGCATTGGTCGAATTACCCCGATGGCCAGGCTCAAATCTGCAAACAACCTCTTGACAGTTCACAGCTAG
- a CDS encoding VOC family protein, translating to MTIALTTLLIYAKDMQRTAQFYVRHFGYTSDCDVVDGLIALQPLHGGAEILVHQATKSLKFGSAVLKLSYSVADVDQFVAKAAAKGLDFGPVHQANGYAFANTKDPDGNAISVSSRQYRAG from the coding sequence ATGACCATCGCGCTCACCACCCTTCTCATCTACGCCAAAGACATGCAGCGCACGGCGCAGTTCTATGTGAGGCACTTTGGTTACACCTCCGACTGCGATGTGGTCGATGGCCTGATTGCGCTCCAACCCCTGCATGGCGGCGCGGAGATCCTGGTCCACCAGGCCACCAAGAGCCTGAAATTTGGCTCTGCGGTGCTCAAGCTCTCGTACAGCGTGGCCGATGTCGACCAGTTTGTGGCCAAGGCCGCCGCAAAGGGGCTGGATTTTGGCCCGGTGCACCAGGCCAATGGCTACGCCTTTGCCAATACCAAGGATCCGGACGGCAACGCGATCAGCGTGTCAAGCCGCCAATACCGGGCGGGATAG
- a CDS encoding zinc-binding dehydrogenase, with protein MAALLQLAQASQRHWSNYPDGQAQICKQPLDSSQLALFDDGRLHPVVDSVYALEDTEAAHRRLESGQAVGKIILSTAALGNDRLAQE; from the coding sequence CTGGCAGCATTACTACAACTGGCACAGGCCTCACAGCGGCATTGGTCGAATTACCCCGATGGCCAGGCTCAAATCTGCAAACAACCTCTTGACAGTTCACAGCTAGCGCTGTTCGACGACGGAAGGCTGCATCCCGTTGTTGACAGTGTCTATGCACTTGAAGATACAGAAGCGGCCCATCGCCGATTGGAATCCGGTCAGGCAGTCGGAAAAATAATCCTGTCAACGGCAGCGCTGGGAAATGACCGGCTGGCTCAAGAGTAG
- a CDS encoding TonB-dependent siderophore receptor: MSSFTFKPRRTVLAHAAVCLGLALHMQATMAQTASFDIPAQPLASALAQFARQANLGFTAAPAAAQGRQAPALHGAQDVSQALQALLQGSGLQGRVEGGVLMVQAAAPAPAAAASAASPSAAGGEVTLSEVTVRSNQLGEITEDSGSYTPGAVATATRLVLTPRETPQSVSVVTRQVMDDFQLHSIDDVINHTPGVSIVTYDSERTEYYARGFAIQNFQYDGIPMSRNSAYSAGNTLTDMAIYDRVEVLKGATGLLTGSGDPGATINLVRKKPTKEFSGHASISAGSYQNYRGELDVSGALNDSGSIRARGVATYQDKHSQLDRYERKTGVLYGIVEVDLTPQTLLTVGADRQDNKPTASTWGGIPLLDASGHFNAMPRSFNNGADWSHWDQYTRTAFATLEHYLDNGWVTKLQLNHQINGYNANLGAAAGGNPDPVTGAGVRMWKGQYIGRTTSDAADLYASGPFSLLGRSHELVVGGSLAKRRWKNDGYYNDNSGFDGVVDNYYQWNGKVPAPVWNSAPDYSDDESTYENGLYTTARWNLRDELKLITGGRLSNYRNRVQEQKEKNVFTPYLGAVYDLNQNYSVYASYSGIFKPQSDQTEQGRTLDPLEGKNYELGAKASFFGGRLNASAAVFQTLQDNYAVESGGITPSGNPAYRAIQGVKTRGWEAEVSGQITPAWQIQAGYSHSIARKDGERVSTLTPSNQFNLYTSYKLAGSLSGLTLGGGARWQDKTWGSINVPTGGNAVHTVQNYWVWDAMARYDFNKQLSASLNIKNLFDKKYYTIFSWYSTYTWGEPRTVNVSLNYKF; this comes from the coding sequence ATGTCTTCATTCACTTTCAAGCCGCGCCGCACCGTGCTGGCGCATGCGGCGGTCTGCCTGGGCCTGGCCCTGCACATGCAGGCGACGATGGCACAAACCGCCAGCTTCGATATTCCGGCGCAGCCGCTCGCTAGCGCGCTGGCCCAATTTGCCCGCCAGGCGAACCTGGGCTTTACCGCCGCACCAGCCGCAGCGCAGGGCCGCCAAGCGCCCGCCCTGCATGGTGCGCAGGATGTGTCGCAGGCTTTGCAGGCCTTGCTGCAGGGATCGGGCCTGCAGGGCCGGGTGGAAGGGGGCGTGTTGATGGTGCAGGCAGCCGCGCCTGCGCCCGCTGCCGCAGCATCGGCTGCCTCTCCATCTGCAGCGGGAGGCGAAGTCACGCTGTCGGAGGTGACGGTGCGCAGCAACCAGCTCGGTGAGATCACCGAGGACTCGGGCTCTTACACGCCGGGCGCTGTGGCGACGGCGACCCGCCTGGTGCTGACGCCGCGTGAGACGCCGCAGTCCGTCAGCGTGGTGACGCGCCAGGTGATGGATGACTTCCAGCTCCACTCGATTGACGATGTCATCAACCACACGCCGGGCGTGAGCATCGTGACCTACGACAGCGAGCGCACCGAGTACTACGCGCGCGGCTTTGCAATCCAGAACTTCCAGTACGACGGCATTCCGATGTCGCGCAACTCGGCCTATTCCGCGGGCAATACGCTGACCGATATGGCGATCTACGACCGGGTGGAAGTGCTCAAGGGTGCCACCGGGCTGCTGACTGGCAGTGGCGATCCGGGCGCCACCATCAACCTGGTGCGCAAGAAGCCGACCAAGGAGTTCAGTGGCCATGCCAGCATCAGCGCCGGCAGCTACCAGAACTACCGGGGGGAGCTGGACGTCAGCGGCGCGCTCAACGACAGCGGCAGCATCCGCGCGCGCGGCGTTGCCACCTACCAGGACAAGCACTCGCAGCTCGATCGCTACGAGCGCAAGACGGGCGTGCTCTACGGCATTGTCGAGGTGGACCTGACGCCCCAAACCCTGCTGACGGTGGGCGCCGACCGCCAGGACAACAAACCCACGGCATCGACCTGGGGCGGTATCCCTTTGCTCGATGCGAGCGGCCATTTCAACGCCATGCCGCGCTCGTTCAACAACGGCGCCGACTGGAGCCACTGGGACCAGTACACCCGCACCGCCTTTGCTACCTTGGAGCACTACTTAGACAATGGCTGGGTCACCAAGCTGCAACTCAACCACCAGATCAACGGCTACAACGCCAACCTGGGCGCCGCAGCCGGTGGCAACCCCGATCCAGTGACCGGTGCCGGCGTGCGCATGTGGAAGGGCCAGTACATAGGCCGCACCACCAGCGATGCGGCCGACCTGTATGCCAGCGGCCCCTTCTCGCTGCTGGGGCGCAGCCATGAGCTGGTGGTGGGCGGCAGCCTGGCCAAGCGCCGTTGGAAAAACGATGGCTACTACAACGACAACAGCGGCTTTGACGGCGTGGTGGACAACTACTACCAGTGGAATGGTAAGGTGCCTGCCCCGGTGTGGAACAGCGCGCCTGACTACAGCGATGACGAGAGCACCTATGAGAACGGCCTCTACACGACCGCCCGCTGGAACCTGCGCGATGAATTGAAGCTCATCACCGGCGGGCGCCTGTCCAACTACAGAAACCGGGTGCAGGAGCAAAAGGAAAAGAATGTCTTTACGCCCTACCTGGGCGCCGTGTATGACCTGAACCAGAACTACTCGGTCTATGCCAGCTACAGCGGCATCTTCAAGCCGCAGTCCGACCAGACCGAGCAGGGCCGCACCTTGGATCCGCTCGAGGGCAAGAACTATGAGCTCGGCGCCAAGGCCTCGTTCTTTGGCGGCCGGCTCAATGCCAGCGCTGCTGTCTTCCAGACCTTGCAGGACAACTATGCCGTGGAGAGTGGCGGCATCACCCCCAGCGGCAACCCCGCGTACCGTGCAATCCAGGGCGTCAAGACCCGGGGCTGGGAAGCGGAGGTGTCCGGCCAGATCACGCCCGCCTGGCAGATCCAGGCCGGTTACTCGCACAGCATTGCGCGCAAGGATGGCGAGCGTGTCTCCACCCTCACGCCGTCCAACCAGTTCAACCTCTACACCAGCTACAAGCTCGCTGGCAGCCTGAGCGGTTTGACCCTGGGTGGTGGCGCGCGCTGGCAGGACAAGACCTGGGGCAGCATCAACGTGCCGACCGGTGGCAATGCCGTGCACACCGTGCAGAACTACTGGGTCTGGGATGCCATGGCCCGCTACGACTTCAACAAGCAGCTGTCCGCCTCGCTCAACATCAAGAACCTATTCGACAAGAAGTACTACACCATCTTCAGCTGGTACAGCACCTACACCTGGGGCGAGCCGCGCACGGTCAACGTGAGCCTGAACTACAAGTTCTAA